A single region of the Salarchaeum japonicum genome encodes:
- a CDS encoding DR2241 family protein translates to MSETVQVAALIDAATDGVEFDGLHVEDTTYGYRFETPAESHRGLSTDELGDAATGNEYVANWYYWQHEVAGDGTPRRAFLRWVEHANGDDTVPERLDALRTEGLTREWGELLVTARIRDGEHVYEVCHHEDAGEDDLESYTDPLDARQLVKHDDDGKYRPLSTAPSLPHGWVFTGLSGEELVRTVDFVYPATVANWHREREGELDVTHYREAAERQSGIYEIVSQLTPEQLEWATEACCVDSQCLKRREWEYDEDTEIDTPGGEGAFPCREPCSLFVAAARKFVTLERDEEREYTFELTPTEKEQVEDIIGAVADVRTDEIREADVNDGANRYRARYLRAKQMDDRGLSGTPTYDD, encoded by the coding sequence GTGAGCGAGACCGTGCAGGTCGCGGCGCTCATCGACGCCGCCACCGACGGCGTCGAATTCGACGGTCTCCACGTCGAGGACACGACGTACGGCTATCGGTTCGAGACGCCCGCGGAGAGCCACCGCGGCCTCTCGACGGACGAACTCGGCGACGCCGCGACGGGCAACGAGTACGTCGCGAACTGGTACTACTGGCAGCACGAGGTCGCGGGCGACGGCACGCCCCGCCGGGCGTTCCTCCGGTGGGTGGAGCACGCGAACGGCGACGACACCGTGCCCGAGCGCCTCGACGCGCTCCGCACTGAGGGCCTCACTCGGGAGTGGGGCGAACTCCTCGTCACCGCGCGCATCCGCGACGGCGAGCACGTCTACGAGGTCTGCCATCACGAGGACGCGGGGGAGGACGACCTCGAATCCTACACCGACCCGCTGGACGCCCGACAGCTCGTGAAGCACGACGACGACGGGAAGTACCGCCCGCTCTCGACCGCGCCGAGCCTGCCGCACGGCTGGGTGTTCACGGGCCTCAGCGGCGAGGAGTTGGTGCGGACGGTGGACTTCGTCTACCCGGCGACGGTGGCGAACTGGCACCGCGAACGGGAGGGCGAGTTGGACGTGACGCACTACCGGGAGGCCGCGGAGCGCCAGTCCGGCATCTACGAGATTGTGAGCCAGCTCACGCCCGAACAGCTGGAGTGGGCGACCGAGGCGTGTTGCGTGGACTCGCAGTGCCTGAAGCGCCGGGAGTGGGAGTACGACGAGGACACCGAAATCGACACTCCCGGGGGTGAGGGCGCGTTCCCGTGCCGGGAGCCGTGTTCGCTGTTCGTCGCGGCGGCGCGGAAGTTCGTCACGCTCGAACGCGACGAGGAGCGCGAGTACACGTTCGAACTCACGCCGACGGAGAAAGAACAGGTCGAGGACATCATCGGCGCGGTCGCGGACGTCCGCACGGACGAGATACGGGAGGCGGACGTGAACGACGGCGCGAACCGGTATCGGGCGCGCTACCTCCGCGCGAAGCAGATGGACGACCGCGGCCTGTCGGGAACGCCGACGTACGACGACTAG
- a CDS encoding CbiX/SirB N-terminal domain-containing protein, whose product MSQALVIVGHGSHLNPGSSEPAFTHADTIRATGAFDEVREAFWKEEPSFREVLRTLESEEVFVVPLFVSEGYFTEQVIPRELRLEEWSVEDWESDGTDADHVTLDATDVGKTIHYCGPVGTHDSMSDVIVQRAKSVTGDDDVGEGFGLAVVGHGTERNENSAKAIYYHADRIRERGRFDEVQAVFMDEDPEVDDVTEFFDAPDIVVVPLFVADGFHTQEDIPEDMGITEDYRTGWEVPETVDGHRIWYAGAVGTEPLVADVILERAGDAGAAVEQAIAEVREETGGVNAVSD is encoded by the coding sequence ATGAGTCAGGCGCTCGTCATCGTCGGTCACGGCTCGCACCTGAACCCGGGGTCGAGCGAACCCGCGTTCACGCACGCGGACACGATTCGCGCGACCGGAGCGTTCGACGAGGTCAGGGAGGCGTTCTGGAAGGAGGAACCCTCGTTCCGGGAGGTGTTGCGGACGCTCGAATCAGAGGAGGTGTTCGTCGTGCCGCTGTTCGTGAGCGAGGGCTACTTCACGGAGCAAGTGATTCCGCGCGAGCTCCGCCTGGAGGAGTGGAGCGTGGAGGACTGGGAGTCCGACGGGACGGACGCCGACCACGTCACGCTCGACGCGACGGACGTGGGGAAGACGATTCACTACTGCGGGCCGGTCGGGACGCACGATTCGATGAGCGACGTCATCGTTCAGCGCGCGAAGTCGGTCACGGGCGACGACGACGTGGGCGAGGGGTTCGGTCTCGCGGTCGTCGGGCACGGCACGGAGCGTAACGAGAACTCGGCGAAGGCCATCTACTATCACGCCGACCGAATCCGCGAGCGCGGGCGGTTCGACGAGGTGCAGGCGGTGTTCATGGACGAAGACCCCGAGGTGGACGACGTGACGGAGTTCTTCGACGCGCCCGACATCGTCGTCGTCCCGCTGTTCGTCGCTGACGGCTTCCACACGCAGGAGGACATCCCGGAGGACATGGGCATCACCGAGGACTACCGAACCGGCTGGGAGGTTCCGGAGACCGTGGACGGCCACCGCATCTGGTACGCGGGCGCGGTCGGCACGGAACCCCTGGTCGCTGACGTGATTCTGGAGCGCGCGGGCGACGCGGGCGCGGCCGTCGAGCAGGCCATCGCGGAGGTTCGCGAGGAGACCGGCGGCGTGAACGCGGTGAGCGACTAG
- a CDS encoding DUF7523 family protein, whose translation MPSLAERTRTAVDARPFLRTALAAGVVNYAAAARLLDIEGEQDAVATALRRYAADLTHTTEAADATVRMESGLGESDTGMLAVNDTAYASGAGSLTGVVATGGGVDARATATVLARLDAAGIAPEAAGYADGSLVVVVERRDGATALRAVEDALAALERVDS comes from the coding sequence ATGCCTTCGCTCGCGGAACGAACCCGGACTGCGGTGGACGCCCGTCCGTTCCTCCGGACGGCGCTCGCGGCGGGCGTGGTGAACTACGCCGCCGCCGCCCGCCTGCTCGACATCGAGGGGGAACAGGACGCGGTGGCGACCGCGCTCCGCCGGTACGCCGCCGACCTCACGCACACGACCGAGGCGGCGGACGCGACGGTGCGGATGGAGAGCGGCCTCGGCGAGAGCGACACCGGGATGCTCGCGGTGAACGACACCGCGTACGCGTCCGGCGCGGGGTCGCTGACGGGCGTCGTCGCGACCGGCGGCGGCGTGGATGCGCGAGCGACGGCGACAGTACTCGCCCGCCTCGACGCCGCCGGTATCGCGCCCGAGGCCGCCGGGTACGCCGACGGCTCGCTCGTCGTCGTGGTCGAACGTCGGGACGGCGCGACCGCCTTGCGGGCGGTGGAAGACGCGCTCGCCGCCCTCGAACGCGTGGACTCCTGA
- the cysS gene encoding cysteine--tRNA ligase, protein MTLHVTNTLSGEKEPFEPQDPERVLLYYCGLTTSDPPHLGHARSWVHVDVMHRWLEFIGYDVRHVENFTDVNEKIVARVGEQGDDEDDVAKHYIREIIEAMRGLNLKRAEVYPRVSEHVPEIIDLVETLVEKGYAYESNGSVYFDVTAFEEYGKLSNQRLDDIEEQGQEDERSEKRNPADFALWKADGVSADAVEEHRGPDHPGTPAHPEGQTWESPWGEGRPGWHIECSAMSMTHLGETLDIHVGGRDLVFPHHENEIAQSEAATGETFANYWLHCALFEIGDEKMSSSLRNFITAEEAIERFGPNVVRTFLVSGTYNSRQTYSEAAIEEAEERWERLSRAYDRAADAADSPDAYAKRADDDLRTAVETAREDFAAAMNDDFNTREALSALGDVASAVNAHVDASDEYDYAGLREAIEAFTDLGGVLGLQFETVTDGNADLAGDLVELVLDLREDARDAGEYERADDLRDGLEALGVTVEDTDDGPTYRL, encoded by the coding sequence ATGACGCTCCACGTGACGAACACGCTCTCCGGGGAGAAAGAGCCGTTCGAACCCCAAGACCCCGAGCGCGTGCTCCTCTACTACTGCGGACTCACCACGTCCGACCCGCCCCACCTCGGGCACGCGCGCTCGTGGGTGCACGTCGACGTGATGCATCGCTGGCTCGAATTCATCGGGTACGACGTGCGACACGTCGAGAACTTCACGGACGTGAACGAGAAGATCGTCGCCCGGGTCGGCGAGCAGGGCGACGACGAGGACGACGTGGCGAAACACTACATCCGGGAGATCATCGAGGCGATGCGCGGCCTGAACCTCAAGCGCGCCGAAGTCTACCCCCGGGTGTCAGAGCACGTCCCCGAAATCATCGACCTCGTGGAGACGCTCGTCGAGAAGGGGTACGCGTACGAGTCCAACGGCTCCGTCTACTTCGACGTGACCGCGTTCGAGGAGTACGGGAAACTCTCGAACCAGCGCCTCGACGACATCGAAGAACAGGGCCAGGAGGACGAACGCTCGGAGAAACGGAACCCGGCGGACTTCGCGCTCTGGAAGGCGGACGGCGTCTCCGCGGACGCCGTCGAGGAACACCGCGGCCCCGACCACCCGGGGACGCCCGCGCACCCCGAGGGACAGACGTGGGAGTCCCCGTGGGGCGAGGGACGCCCGGGCTGGCACATCGAGTGCTCGGCGATGAGCATGACCCATCTCGGGGAGACGCTCGACATCCACGTCGGCGGCCGCGACCTCGTGTTCCCCCACCACGAGAACGAGATAGCGCAGAGCGAGGCGGCGACGGGCGAGACGTTCGCGAACTACTGGCTGCACTGCGCGCTCTTCGAAATCGGCGACGAGAAGATGAGTTCGAGCCTCCGGAACTTCATCACCGCCGAGGAGGCCATCGAGCGCTTCGGCCCGAACGTCGTGCGCACCTTCCTCGTCTCCGGCACGTACAACAGTCGACAGACGTACAGTGAGGCCGCCATCGAGGAAGCCGAGGAGCGCTGGGAGCGCCTGTCGCGGGCGTACGACCGCGCCGCCGACGCCGCGGACAGCCCGGACGCCTACGCGAAACGCGCGGACGACGACCTCCGCACGGCCGTCGAGACTGCGCGCGAGGACTTCGCGGCGGCGATGAACGACGACTTCAACACCCGGGAAGCGCTGAGCGCGCTCGGCGACGTGGCGTCCGCCGTGAACGCGCACGTGGACGCCAGCGACGAGTACGACTACGCCGGCCTCCGCGAGGCCATCGAGGCGTTCACCGACCTCGGCGGCGTGCTCGGCCTCCAGTTCGAGACCGTCACCGACGGGAACGCCGACCTCGCGGGCGACCTCGTGGAACTCGTCCTCGACCTCCGCGAGGACGCGCGGGACGCGGGCGAGTACGAGCGCGCGGACGACCTCCGGGACGGCCTCGAAGCCCTCGGCGTCACGGTCGAGGACACCGACGACGGCCCCACGTACCGTCTCTGA
- a CDS encoding DUF6517 family protein has translation MSRRTAVAAALAALVLASGCLGFLSGPVTFSASQVTVQDSALESAGYEEVAVEEMQVNRTFEAAGQSKTVEITNWVAQYEKQVSVLGVERRAAVFGTFSSPEVSVLGQSFNPLNEYDDREIAELIQQQYGTISDLTAVSNTTMTVLGHSTTVTKFSGTANFDGQSIDVFVHVTKVNDGGDIVAAVGVYPQQLDGEEEHVVTLLQNLQHAS, from the coding sequence ATGTCACGACGAACAGCGGTCGCAGCCGCGCTCGCCGCGCTCGTGCTCGCGAGCGGCTGTCTCGGGTTCCTCAGCGGGCCCGTGACGTTCTCCGCGAGCCAGGTCACCGTCCAGGACTCGGCGCTCGAATCCGCCGGGTACGAGGAGGTCGCCGTCGAGGAGATGCAGGTCAACCGCACGTTCGAGGCGGCCGGGCAGTCGAAGACCGTGGAGATAACGAACTGGGTCGCCCAGTACGAAAAACAGGTGAGCGTGCTCGGCGTCGAACGCCGCGCCGCCGTCTTCGGGACGTTCTCCTCGCCCGAGGTGAGCGTGCTTGGCCAGAGCTTCAACCCCCTCAACGAGTACGACGACCGCGAAATCGCCGAACTCATCCAGCAACAGTACGGCACCATCAGCGACCTCACCGCGGTGTCGAACACCACGATGACCGTGCTCGGCCACAGCACGACCGTGACGAAGTTCTCCGGCACGGCGAACTTCGACGGGCAGAGCATCGACGTGTTCGTCCACGTCACGAAGGTGAACGACGGCGGTGACATCGTCGCCGCGGTCGGCGTCTACCCCCAGCAGTTGGACGGCGAGGAGGAACACGTCGTCACGCTCCTCCAGAACCTCCAGCACGCGTCCTAA
- the corA gene encoding magnesium/cobalt transporter CorA yields the protein MTVTAIVYTDAGITTYDDLAAAKAARGTTWIRADDPTPDELAAVRDACGIHPLAVEDVENGVRPKTEEFDTHTFLLVTDARFRSGETTFDQELDTRPVGLFVGEDWLVSLTYDDVHAIGAVREAIDREDARILGRGPDFTAYRVLDRIVDDYFALLDDIEDRIEAIEGEIVDAARSDLLDDINDVRRELLAVRKLLWPTRDAVSGFARGDPPEVRAETEKYYRDVYDHVVQQVDLVETYRDLASSSRDIYLNALSQSTNEVMKRLTVVATIVLPLTFVVGVYGMNFETMPELGWPYAYHATLLGMGLLSLILVWYFREQDWL from the coding sequence GTGACGGTGACCGCCATCGTCTACACGGACGCGGGCATTACGACCTACGACGACCTCGCCGCGGCGAAAGCCGCGCGCGGGACGACGTGGATTCGCGCCGACGACCCCACGCCCGACGAACTCGCCGCGGTGCGGGACGCCTGCGGCATCCACCCGCTCGCCGTCGAGGACGTGGAGAACGGCGTCCGCCCGAAGACCGAGGAGTTCGACACCCACACGTTCCTCCTCGTCACCGACGCCCGCTTTCGCTCCGGGGAGACGACGTTCGACCAGGAACTCGACACGCGACCCGTCGGCCTGTTCGTCGGCGAGGACTGGCTGGTCTCGCTCACCTACGACGACGTGCACGCCATCGGCGCGGTGCGCGAGGCCATCGACCGCGAGGACGCCCGCATCCTCGGCCGCGGCCCCGACTTCACCGCGTACCGCGTGCTCGACCGCATCGTGGACGACTACTTCGCCCTGCTGGACGACATCGAAGACCGCATCGAAGCCATCGAGGGCGAAATCGTGGACGCCGCCCGAAGCGACCTCCTCGACGACATCAACGACGTGCGCCGCGAACTCCTCGCCGTCCGCAAACTCCTCTGGCCGACCCGGGACGCCGTCAGCGGGTTCGCGCGCGGCGACCCGCCCGAGGTTCGCGCGGAGACCGAGAAGTACTACCGGGACGTGTACGACCACGTCGTCCAGCAAGTAGACCTGGTGGAGACCTACCGCGACCTCGCGTCCAGTTCGCGCGACATCTACCTGAACGCGCTCAGCCAGTCCACGAACGAGGTGATGAAACGCCTCACCGTCGTCGCCACCATCGTCCTCCCCCTGACGTTCGTCGTCGGCGTGTACGGCATGAACTTCGAGACGATGCCCGAACTCGGCTGGCCGTACGCCTACCACGCCACCCTCCTCGGCATGGGATTGCTCTCCCTCATCCTCGTGTGGTACTTCCGCGAGCAGGACTGGCTATAG
- a CDS encoding tripartite tricarboxylate transporter permease, with the protein MLEGLRVLLDPALAGSVLAAALCGVLLGTLSGLTPGLHVNTLAVLLAALAGEFPGDPVLVGVVVLTAGVTHSFLDIVPALALGVPDAAMAVTALPGHRLVLAGRGREALRLSALGSASAVVLAFVLGVPVTMGMRYVSPWLDAHLPLVLAGVACALVASERTPRARVGAALGVALSGVLGLAVLDATLNAPLGDGDVLLPLFAGLFGVPVLLAALRGAGVPEQGDAVVESSPRSVGVSALAGSAAGAAVAYVSGVSSAVAATAALGVLPRRGDPDRAYVVATSGVNTSNTIFALYAFVSLGAPHTGVLVALDRSGAPLDLPVFLLAVALAGAVAVCLVVTVGDTYLRVVGNIDHRRVVVAVLALVASLTYVLSGTGGVGVLVAASALGHLPVWFGARRTCLMGVLLVPLAL; encoded by the coding sequence ATGCTGGAAGGGTTGCGCGTGCTCCTCGACCCCGCGTTGGCTGGGAGCGTGCTCGCCGCCGCGCTCTGCGGCGTTCTGCTCGGCACGCTCTCGGGGTTGACGCCGGGGTTGCACGTGAACACGCTCGCCGTCCTGTTGGCGGCGCTCGCCGGTGAGTTCCCCGGCGACCCCGTGCTCGTCGGGGTCGTCGTGCTCACAGCGGGCGTAACGCACTCCTTTCTCGATATCGTGCCGGCGCTCGCGCTCGGCGTACCTGACGCCGCGATGGCCGTCACCGCCCTCCCCGGCCACCGGCTCGTGCTCGCCGGTCGCGGCCGCGAAGCCCTGCGGCTGTCCGCGCTGGGGAGCGCGAGCGCCGTCGTGCTTGCGTTCGTGCTCGGCGTGCCGGTGACGATGGGGATGCGGTACGTCAGTCCGTGGCTGGACGCGCACCTGCCGCTGGTTCTCGCCGGGGTGGCGTGCGCGCTCGTCGCGAGCGAACGCACGCCCCGCGCCCGCGTCGGCGCGGCGCTCGGCGTCGCGCTCTCCGGCGTGCTCGGTCTCGCGGTGCTCGACGCGACACTCAACGCGCCCCTCGGCGACGGCGACGTGCTCCTCCCGCTCTTCGCCGGCCTGTTCGGCGTACCGGTGTTGCTGGCCGCGCTCCGCGGCGCGGGCGTCCCCGAACAGGGCGACGCGGTCGTCGAGTCGAGTCCGCGGAGCGTCGGCGTGTCCGCGCTCGCGGGGTCGGCCGCGGGCGCGGCCGTCGCGTACGTCTCCGGGGTGTCGAGCGCCGTCGCCGCCACCGCCGCGCTCGGCGTCCTCCCGCGCAGGGGCGACCCCGACCGCGCGTACGTCGTCGCCACCAGCGGCGTCAACACCTCCAATACGATTTTCGCGCTCTACGCGTTCGTCTCGCTCGGCGCGCCGCACACGGGCGTGCTGGTGGCGCTCGACCGGTCGGGCGCGCCCCTCGACCTCCCCGTCTTCTTGCTCGCGGTCGCGCTCGCCGGTGCGGTCGCGGTCTGTCTCGTCGTCACCGTCGGCGACACCTACCTCCGGGTCGTCGGGAACATCGACCATCGGCGCGTCGTCGTCGCCGTGCTCGCGCTCGTCGCGTCGCTCACGTACGTGCTCTCCGGAACGGGCGGCGTCGGCGTCCTGGTCGCGGCGAGCGCGCTCGGACACCTGCCCGTGTGGTTCGGCGCGCGCCGCACGTGCCTGATGGGCGTCCTCCTGGTGCCGCTCGCGCTATAG
- the rpl12p gene encoding 50S ribosomal protein P1, with protein sequence MEYVYAALILNESGEEINEDNLTSVLDAAGVDVEESRVKALVAALEDVDIEEAIETAAAAPAAGGASAGGSAEGSADEDDSEEEAEEAEAEEDEGEEEEEEASGEGLGDLFG encoded by the coding sequence ATGGAGTACGTTTACGCAGCACTCATCCTGAACGAATCGGGCGAGGAGATCAACGAAGACAACCTCACGTCGGTCCTCGACGCGGCCGGCGTCGACGTCGAGGAATCCCGCGTTAAGGCGCTCGTCGCCGCGCTGGAGGACGTCGACATCGAGGAAGCCATCGAGACGGCTGCCGCAGCGCCCGCCGCGGGCGGCGCGTCCGCCGGTGGCTCCGCTGAGGGTAGCGCGGACGAGGACGATTCCGAGGAAGAGGCCGAGGAGGCCGAGGCCGAGGAAGACGAAGGCGAAGAAGAGGAAGAAGAGGCCAGCGGCGAGGGTCTCGGCGACCTCTTCGGTTAA
- a CDS encoding 50S ribosomal protein L10, with protein sequence MSAETERTTDHIPEWKQEEVDELVELIESYDSIGVVNVAGIPSRQLQDMRRALHGSAELRMSRNTLLVRALEEVDSGLEDLTEYVSNQVGLVGTNDNPFGLYKQLEASKTPAPINAGEVAPNDIVIPEGDTGVDPGPFVGELQQIGADARIQEGSIQVLSDSVVVEEGDVVGDDVANVLSELGIEPKEVGLDLRAVYSEGVLFMPDELAIDVDEYRADIQSAAAAARNLSINAEYPTAQTVPTMLAKAAGEAKSLGIHAAVESPELADDLVAKADAQVRALAAQIDDDEALPEELRGVEVEQSTVEETEDEDEQATEEAESEEGESSEDEDDESGAEGLGNMFGD encoded by the coding sequence ATGTCCGCAGAAACTGAGCGCACCACCGACCACATTCCCGAGTGGAAGCAGGAGGAAGTCGACGAGCTCGTCGAGCTCATCGAGTCCTACGACAGTATCGGCGTCGTGAACGTCGCCGGTATCCCGAGCCGACAGCTCCAGGACATGCGTCGCGCGCTCCACGGGAGCGCCGAACTCCGCATGAGTCGGAACACCCTGCTCGTGCGTGCGCTCGAAGAAGTGGACAGCGGCCTCGAAGACCTCACGGAGTACGTGAGCAATCAGGTCGGACTCGTCGGAACGAACGACAACCCGTTCGGGCTGTACAAGCAGCTCGAAGCGTCGAAGACCCCTGCGCCCATCAACGCTGGCGAAGTCGCGCCGAACGACATCGTCATCCCCGAGGGCGACACGGGCGTCGACCCGGGTCCGTTCGTCGGCGAACTCCAGCAGATCGGTGCCGACGCGCGGATTCAGGAGGGTTCCATTCAGGTGCTCTCCGACTCCGTGGTCGTGGAGGAAGGCGACGTCGTCGGTGACGACGTCGCCAACGTCCTCTCCGAACTCGGTATCGAGCCGAAGGAAGTCGGTCTCGACCTCCGCGCGGTGTACTCCGAGGGCGTGCTGTTCATGCCCGACGAGCTCGCCATCGACGTGGACGAGTACCGCGCGGACATCCAGTCCGCCGCGGCCGCCGCTCGGAACCTCTCCATCAACGCGGAGTACCCGACGGCGCAGACCGTGCCGACGATGCTCGCGAAGGCCGCCGGCGAGGCGAAGAGCCTCGGCATCCACGCGGCCGTCGAGAGCCCCGAGCTCGCGGACGACCTCGTCGCGAAGGCGGACGCGCAGGTGCGTGCGCTCGCGGCGCAGATCGACGACGACGAGGCGCTCCCGGAGGAACTCCGCGGCGTCGAAGTCGAGCAGTCCACGGTCGAGGAGACCGAGGACGAGGACGAACAGGCTACTGAAGAAGCGGAATCCGAGGAAGGCGAGTCCAGCGAGGACGAGGACGACGAGTCCGGCGCCGAAGGTCTCGGAAACATGTTTGGTGACTAA
- a CDS encoding 50S ribosomal protein L1, with protein sequence MADDIDEAVSQALDEAPERNFRETVDLAVNLRDLDLNDPSNRVDESVVLPSGTGQETQIVVFAEGETAVRAEDVADDVLDGDELSDLGDDDDAAKDLADETDFFVAEASMMQDIGRYLGTVLGPRGKMPTPLQPDDDVVETVNRMKNTVQLRSRDRRTFHTRVGAEDMTPEDIADNIDVIVRRLHATLEKGPLNVDSIYVKTTMGPSVEVA encoded by the coding sequence ATGGCAGATGACATAGACGAGGCAGTCTCTCAAGCGCTCGACGAGGCCCCTGAGCGGAACTTCCGCGAGACGGTGGACCTCGCCGTGAACCTGCGAGACCTCGACCTCAACGACCCGTCGAATCGTGTCGACGAGAGCGTCGTGCTGCCGTCGGGAACCGGACAGGAGACACAGATCGTGGTGTTCGCCGAGGGCGAGACCGCCGTTCGCGCCGAGGACGTCGCTGACGACGTGCTCGACGGGGACGAGCTGTCCGACCTCGGGGACGACGATGACGCTGCAAAAGACCTCGCCGACGAAACCGACTTCTTCGTCGCCGAAGCGTCCATGATGCAGGACATCGGTCGCTACCTCGGTACTGTGCTCGGTCCGCGCGGGAAGATGCCGACCCCGCTCCAGCCCGACGACGACGTTGTCGAGACCGTAAACCGCATGAAGAACACCGTGCAGCTTCGCTCGCGCGACCGGCGCACCTTCCACACCCGCGTGGGTGCGGAGGACATGACGCCGGAAGACATCGCGGACAACATCGACGTTATCGTGCGTCGACTGCACGCAACGCTCGAAAAAGGCCCGTTGAACGTGGACTCCATCTACGTGAAGACCACGATGGGGCCGTCCGTCGAGGTGGCCTGA
- a CDS encoding fructosamine kinase family protein: MSEFPTERVEAATDAIVVRLSELSGGEIGRVWRAGLDSGRSVAVKTGPAPLDVEARSLRVLADHGAPVPGVVCATEDVLVLDYVPGEEWTPAIERALGRRVARLHDHTHDTYGWPEPTWKGRFEQPNPRLRDWPTFFGDYRLRPVADAAHRRDAVTDDLHARVHALADDTHTLLPDRPAPRLLHGDLWRNNAVPGTDDVRALLDPAPWYGHHEVELAYADWSGLGDPFRAGYEAVRDIDPEFETRRPLYELYFALDHAYHFPGEDYARWAADRLDRLGY, encoded by the coding sequence GTGAGCGAGTTTCCCACGGAGCGCGTCGAGGCCGCGACCGACGCCATCGTCGTCCGCCTCAGCGAACTCTCGGGCGGCGAAATCGGCCGGGTGTGGCGCGCCGGCCTGGACTCCGGTCGGTCGGTCGCGGTGAAGACAGGCCCCGCCCCGCTCGACGTCGAAGCCCGGAGCCTCCGCGTGCTCGCAGACCACGGCGCGCCCGTCCCCGGCGTCGTCTGCGCCACCGAGGACGTACTCGTGCTCGACTACGTCCCCGGCGAGGAGTGGACGCCCGCAATCGAGCGCGCGCTCGGCCGCCGGGTCGCCCGCCTCCACGACCACACCCACGACACCTACGGCTGGCCCGAACCCACGTGGAAGGGCCGCTTCGAACAACCGAATCCCCGCCTCCGGGACTGGCCGACGTTCTTCGGTGACTACCGTCTCCGCCCGGTCGCGGACGCCGCCCACCGCCGCGACGCCGTCACCGACGACCTTCACGCGCGCGTCCACGCGCTTGCGGACGACACTCACACACTTCTCCCCGACCGTCCCGCGCCCCGCCTCCTCCACGGCGACCTCTGGCGGAACAACGCCGTCCCCGGAACCGACGACGTGCGCGCGCTCCTCGACCCCGCGCCCTGGTACGGCCACCACGAGGTCGAACTCGCGTACGCCGACTGGAGCGGTCTCGGCGACCCCTTCAGAGCCGGCTACGAGGCGGTTCGCGACATCGACCCCGAATTCGAGACCCGCCGCCCGCTCTACGAACTCTACTTCGCGCTCGACCACGCCTACCACTTCCCCGGCGAGGACTACGCCCGGTGGGCCGCGGACAGACTCGACAGGCTCGGCTACTGA
- a CDS encoding 50S ribosomal protein L11, with amino-acid sequence MAETIEVLVPGGQANPGPPLGPELGPTPVDVQAVVEEINDQTAAFDGTEVPVTVEYEEDGSFSIEVGVPPTAELIKDEAGFDTGSGVPQEDFVADLSIDQLKSIAEQKKPDLLAYDTKNAAKEVAGTCVSLGVTIEGEDARSFKARVDDGEFDDTLAEA; translated from the coding sequence ATGGCTGAGACTATCGAAGTGCTCGTACCCGGCGGTCAGGCCAACCCCGGCCCGCCGCTCGGTCCCGAGCTCGGACCGACGCCCGTGGACGTGCAGGCAGTCGTCGAAGAGATCAACGACCAGACCGCCGCGTTCGACGGCACGGAAGTCCCCGTCACCGTCGAGTACGAGGAGGACGGCTCCTTCAGCATCGAAGTCGGCGTCCCGCCGACGGCGGAACTCATCAAGGACGAGGCCGGCTTCGACACCGGGAGCGGCGTGCCCCAGGAGGACTTCGTCGCCGACCTCTCCATCGACCAGCTCAAGAGCATCGCGGAGCAGAAGAAGCCCGACCTCCTCGCGTACGACACGAAGAACGCCGCGAAGGAAGTCGCCGGCACGTGCGTCAGCCTCGGTGTCACCATCGAGGGCGAGGACGCCCGTAGCTTCAAGGCCCGCGTCGACGACGGCGAGTTCGACGACACGCTGGCCGAAGCGTAA
- a CDS encoding VNG_1110C family protein has protein sequence MPDPESLRDSTQIVLPADDLREHRADIDDRFVVTVVDEGGLARIIGSPVEIKAVNDYLTRQGISLP, from the coding sequence ATGCCCGACCCCGAGAGTCTGCGCGACAGCACCCAGATCGTCCTCCCCGCGGACGACCTCCGGGAGCACCGCGCGGACATCGACGACCGGTTCGTCGTCACGGTCGTGGACGAAGGCGGCCTCGCCCGCATCATCGGGAGTCCCGTCGAAATCAAGGCTGTCAACGACTACCTCACCCGGCAGGGAATCAGCCTCCCCTGA